GATCCTGTCGGGATCGCGTGACGTGAACTTTACGCTGGATCTGGTCCAGAAAGATGTTGGTCTTTTCCAGAAGTTAGCTGACGATAATAATGTGCCGCTTGAACTGTCACCCTTGATGATATCGATGCTCACGGACGGTCAGAACCGGTACGGTGAACGGGCGCAGTCGGACCGGATGATTGAACGTCTTGAGGAGGCAACAGGGCTGAGCATCACGGCAGCGGGGTTTCCGACCGAGCTGGTAGATGATGAGCCAGAGGAGCGCGGGTATGAGGTGCCGGTGCGCGGGTAGAAAAACCTTCTTTTTTCAGGTTTCAGGCCTTCGCGCCGATGTACTTGCTGCATTGGCGCGACGACTTTCGCTATATCATCAGGCCCTGTCCGACGGTCCAGACAGGAGTAGTTAGGCAAGTAGCGGCGCAATATTGCATCCCAGAGCAAATGGGCGAAATCCCATAGAATTTGGTCGAAACAGCAAGATCGTGTATCTTTCGGCTATTCAAAAAATTCTATTGTTTACCGGAGATGCGAAATGAAACGCTTGTTCAAGATACTGCTTATTGTTGCCCTAGTGATTGGTGTGATCGTTGTGGGTGTAATGCTGATGACCGCAGGGGACAGAACCATTGCCCGGCAGTTTATGACGGACGTGAGCACTGGCTCTTTCGACGCGGCGCTTGCTGCCCTTCATCCGGAGGTCGCCAAAGAGATGCCGCTGGAGCGCATGCAGAGTGTTTTTGCCGATGTTGAACCTTACACCGATGTGAGCTTTTCCAATGTGCAGGCAAGCGGCGGGCGGACCACACTGTCGGGCACAGCGTCCACAGAAACGGGATGTACCAGCGCGGTGGACTTCATGATCTTGGGTGACCAGATCGCCATGTTCAACATCGAACCATTGTGCCGCAAACCCTGACGTGCGCCCGTTTAATCCGGCGTTTTGGTGTGCCTAGCAATTGGGAATGTTGACCGCGAGGCCACCAAGGGACGTTTCTTTGTACTTTTCAGACATGTCCGCGCCGGTCTGCCGCATCGTTTCAATACAGGCGTCCAGCGGGACAAGATGAGTACCATCGCCACGCAGGGCCAGCGAAGCGGCAGACACTGCTTTAATCGCACCCAGTCCATTGCGTTCGATACAAGGGACCTGCACCAATCCTTTGACCGGATCGCAAGTCATGCCAAGGTGGTGTTCCAGTGCGATTTCCGCCGCATTTTCAACCTGTTCAGGTGTGCCACCCATGACGGCACAGAGGCCCGCGGCGGACATGGCCGCGGCTGACCCCACCTCGGCCTGACAGCCCGCTTCAGCCCCCGAAATTGATGCGTTGAATTTGACCAGACCCCCGATGGCAGCGGCCGTGAGCAGGAAATCTTCGATATGGCTTTGCGATGCGCCCGGCACATGGTCAAGGTAGTAACGCAGGGTCGCGGGAAGCACGCCGGCGGCACCGTTTGTGGGGGCGGTGACCACCTGTCCTCCGGCGGCGTTTTCCTCGTTCACTGCCATCGCATAAACGCTCATCCAGTCATTGATCGTGTGAGGCGCACTGAGGTTCGTGCCACGTTCCGCGATAAGCGCGTCGTGAATACCCTTGGCGCGTCGCCTGACCGACAGTCCACCGGGCAGGATGCCATCGGTGGTCAGTCCCCGATCAATGCAGTCGTTCATCACCTCCCAGAGCCGTCTGGCCCCGTCACGCAGGTGGATTTCGCCGTTGCGGGCGACTTCGTTGGCGCGTTTCATCTGGGCAATCGACTTGCCCGAAGCTTTTCCCATCTCCAGCATCTCGGCGGCGGATTTAAACGGGAAGGGGACAGGCGTGCCTTCGTCGGTGTCCTTGCCTGCGGTCAGTTCGGCCTCGGTCATCACAAAACCGCCACCGATGGAATAGTATGTCTCGCGAAGGGTCACGTCGCCTTGGGCATCGGTGGCCATTAGCATCATGCCGTTGGCATGGCCGTCGAGCTTGGTGTCATAGTCAAAGATCAGGCTGGTCTTTGGATCAAAGGCAAGCGGCGGCAGTCCCTCTACGGTGATCTGTCCAGTGTTGGTAATGTCTTCCAGCGTGCCCTCCGCCTTGGCCGCGTCGTAGGTTTCGGGGGTGAAACCTGCCAGCCCCAATATGGTAGCGCGGTCCGTGGCATGGCCGACACCGGTAAAGGCGAGCGAGCCATGCAGCGAGGCCCGCAGACCTGCAAACTGGAACGGAGACCCGCGCATCAGGTCCAGAAAGCGCGCGGCAGCCACCATTGGTCCCATAGTATGCGAAGACGAAGGGCCAATGCCTACTTTGAACATGTCGAAGACAGAGAGAAACATGCGCTGGTGCCTTGTATGGGGACCGGTGATCCCAGTTTGCTTGGCACAAGGCTTCGTCCCATTGCAACCGCGTTGCGCGTGTGAATGCGACCATTTCACATCGTCAAGCGGAAGTGGTGAAAAAAAGCGGTCTCCTGCACTCGCACACTGACGGGAATCTCCCTATAACGCCCG
The Sulfitobacter noctilucicola genome window above contains:
- a CDS encoding L-serine ammonia-lyase, whose translation is MFLSVFDMFKVGIGPSSSHTMGPMVAAARFLDLMRGSPFQFAGLRASLHGSLAFTGVGHATDRATILGLAGFTPETYDAAKAEGTLEDITNTGQITVEGLPPLAFDPKTSLIFDYDTKLDGHANGMMLMATDAQGDVTLRETYYSIGGGFVMTEAELTAGKDTDEGTPVPFPFKSAAEMLEMGKASGKSIAQMKRANEVARNGEIHLRDGARRLWEVMNDCIDRGLTTDGILPGGLSVRRRAKGIHDALIAERGTNLSAPHTINDWMSVYAMAVNEENAAGGQVVTAPTNGAAGVLPATLRYYLDHVPGASQSHIEDFLLTAAAIGGLVKFNASISGAEAGCQAEVGSAAAMSAAGLCAVMGGTPEQVENAAEIALEHHLGMTCDPVKGLVQVPCIERNGLGAIKAVSAASLALRGDGTHLVPLDACIETMRQTGADMSEKYKETSLGGLAVNIPNC